Part of the Prunus dulcis chromosome 8, ALMONDv2, whole genome shotgun sequence genome is shown below.
atagaaagatatggtgtgagaggtatgagctgagcctctggttttatagaaaattttggccagTTAGAGATGCCACGTGACTTGATTTTAtaggatgaaaatcttatctgaaatttgaaatttgaaattcatcagaaatttgaaatttatcttaaatttgaattttgaaattcatccgaaatttgaacccaaaaatcttatccggaaattttatccgattatgaatagtcttgacacgtaggaaccccaaaatcttatctaaaaatattatcaaaattaattattgaggtaaacaattttgtgaaaaaaaaaagaaaaaagaatagtaattgccctttgccatagcaacgggtggaaacacaaaatgctttttgcaagggcaactactattcacgtgaatagtggctgccctaacCCCCCTTTTGCCCTAGCAAATGGCAAatggcaaatgggtggagttgctctaatgataatcaagaagaagataaaaataaattattttccaaCGCTGAATTCCCGAAAGGCAACATAATACAGTTCCGATTTCGTTACAAAAGAAATGCTAACAAGCTCTAACGAGCATTTGGATCAGCTACAATATCTAACTCAACAACATGCATTTTTCAGAACTTCCCATTCTGCAGATTCatttacaaaagaaagagaagccAAGCACAGCTGTTGCTTACCCACCGTCAGCATTGTTCAAAATGGCCTACAGAGTCTACTGGTATCCTTGACCTAAGTCTTAAAAGATGAGTATAAAGCTTAGTAGTCATGACAAAAAGAGAGATTATTTACATTTTCCCCAAAGCCTTGGGCCTGCCTTGATGGTTTTACctgagcaaaaaaaaaaagaaaaagaaaaaaaagtcaaatctTTATGTCTTCCGGAAAGCTTAATGAAAACATGATGAATGCACAAACCTTTTCTGCAGAACTTTTATATCTTCCTGCAACAATCGACTTTCCAAGAACATATCACCACATTCATTGACATCAACAGTCTTCATATAAAAATCTTGGTCTCCACAGCTCTCGTTCCACTCGAACCACATTCTTGAAATCAATTCCTTCCTACAGCAGATAAAGTGGTCTTCCTCTTCAGGCGAATCAGCAGCAACCAATCTATAGACAtatactttcttcttttgtccTGGTCGAAATGCACGGCCTACTGCCTGGCGAGTAACTGAAGGGTTAAGTTGAACATCCATAATTAGGATTTGAGAAGCCCCCACTAGAGAGATTCCTTCCCCACAAGCTTTAATGGAGCCAAGGAAGATTTTAGCATCAGCTGAAATGTTAAAGCGTTCCACGGACTGTTCCCTATGCTTAGAATTTGAATCACCTGTGATCATGAAAATTTTCCAACTCTTCTGTCTGAGCTTTGCCCTCTGCATGATCCTGAAACAGTAAAATATGATGACCATGGCAGACCAATCACCATATTTTCTGCTGCATCTTCAGCTATCTCAATATCGACTTTTTCGGATGAAGTTTCCAACTTTTCTGTCTGATCTTTGCTCTCTACACAATCCTGAGCCAGTAAAGTATGATGACCATGCCAGCCAATATGCATATAGGATAAACAATGAAAACGATTTAAAAAACGAGTTATACGTCAATCACCATATTGTCTTCAAAACCAACATCTATATCTTTATCTATCCAAATATCAACTTTTCCAGACACAGTTTTCAACTCTTCTCTCTCATCTTTGCTCTCTAAACAATCCTGAAACATAATATGATGACCATGAAAACCAATATGAATATAGGATAACAGGGAAAACAATTTGAACAATGAATTCTAGACCAATCACCATATTGTCTGCTGCACCAGCATTTACATCTTTATCTATCCAAATATCGAAATCTCTAAGCAGAGTTTCCAACTCACTACTCTGATATTTGCCCTCTACAGAATCCTGAAACAGAATATGATGATCAGTCGATCGCTGAAATTTTAGGCAAGGTACAttaatatttcaaatgcaggGAAAGAACATAccgtcatgcttttctttaGCAATCTTCCAACAGGCTCCAATACAATCTTCTGATTTAGATGAACTGGCCTCCTACTTCCATCGTCTTCATCATCAGAACTCAGGACAATGACAGGCGGTGCTCGTGCTgtaatattgttttgattttcatcTTCCAAATTAATGACATGTTGATCATGGTCTGGAGGATGCTCCAACACAAGCTTCTGATACATATGAAGTGGCCTCCTACTTCCATTGTCTTCATCATCCGAACTAAGGACAACAACAGGCGGTCCTACTGCTGTACTATTGTTTGGACTCTCATCCTCTATATCAATGATATGTTGATGATGTTCCATAGGAGGCTGCAGCACAACCTTCTGATTCCATTACTCTTCCAACGCTTCAAAGTTAATGCTAAGTGataaacaatcaaattttttattttataccgCTAACACGACTATTTCGAATTCATCACATAAACATTGTCTCAGAACATGCCAGCATTAATCTTGAAAGAGATCCcaccagaaaaaaaatgtaaactAAACATACTAAAGCTCTGTTTTTGGGTAACAgtaaatattaacaaaagaaaaactgaaatGTCAATAACCCATCAATTTGGAGCCACTAAAACTCGTATTGGTTCCACTGGGTGGCTTTTTGGTCCAACCCAGAAAGCTTTCAGGCGTCATTGATTAGgtgaaaagataaaaagtaCCCATTACTTAATGAAGGTTTCTCTTGTAAAACGTtattgtaaaaaagaaaaagaaaaaagatcttGCTTGTAGAAACACACTTAAAAAAGCAATAGACAACAATGAATGAAGAAAGGAAGAATCAAAGATATTAgtgtcttttttcctttctttttttaagaaaaaagagcAAACAACTGAATGTTAAATCATAAACGGAAATTACTGAAAGACGGAGAAAAAGACTGAACCTTTACCTTGTTAAAAGTTATTTAGTTaagtttaattagttttttaattaaataatgctGACATGGCCATGTAGAGACCAAGTCAAGCTGAAGTCCTAGAATGTAGAAGTTGTGGTTTAGTCTGTTCACCACGTTCAAATTTGCTTCCGTTGCTTAAGGTAGTTGAACTCCACAAAATCTGCACTTGTGTGTTAGTGGTTATTGTGGAGATTGTTAGTTTGTAAGCTTTgtttttcagatatttataAGAGAGGAAAACTGCAGTATTTCATAGCTGCGAAATACGTTTGCTCAAAGAGTCCTTTTACGTTTAAGTTAATTTCAGTTTCTCAACATCTGGTATCAGAGCCCTTCTGGGCCTGAACAAACTTGAAAAAGGTGAAAGATTGTGTCTTGCAGCAGCAAGAAACAATGGCAACTGAGAAAGCCACTGAGAGTTTTATTCAACCAGCGATTCCACGATTTGATGGTCACTACGACCATTGGAGCATGCTGATGGAAAATTTTCTCAGGTCAAAGGAGTATTGGAATCTTGTGGAATCAGGAATTGACGCCCCAGCAGAGGGAGTTGTGTTGActgaacaacaacaaaagaggGTTGCTGAACAGAAGCTGAAGGACTTGAGGGTGAAAAATTACCTTTTTCAGGCACTTGATCGATCCATCTTGGAGACTATACTCGAGAAGGAGACCTCCAAACAAATATGGGATtctttgaagaagaaatatgaAGGGTCAGAGAGGGTGAAGCGTGCAGTGCTTCAAACTCTAACAAGGGACTTCGAAACTTTACAAATGAAATCAGGAGAGTCCATCACTGATTTCTTTGCTAGAACTCTGGGAATAGCAAGCAAGATGAGATCCAATGGTGGCACCATGGAAGAAGTCAAAGTTGTGGAGAAAATTATGAGATCATTGACTCCAAAATTTGACTACATTGTCTGTTCAATTGAAGAGGCAAAGAACGTTGCTGAGTTACGAGTTGATGAACTACAAAGCTCTTTGTTAGTGCATGAACAAAGACTTAACCGCACCACTGCCAGTGAAGAACAAACAGCTCTGAAAGCTTCCATTGTTTCTGAGTCCTCAAGTTCTCGAGGAGGAAGAGGTCGTGGAAGAGGTGGACATGGTAGAGGAAGAAGTGGTCGAGGTCATCGAGGAGGTGGACGGTCTGGACATAGAGATGACAGCAAGTCATCTCATGTTTTCAAAAGAGATGATGactttgaagaaaaaggaacgTACCACTTTGATAAGTCAAAAGTGGAGTGTTATAGATGTGGAAATTTTGGGCACTACAAGAATGAGTGCTACACGAagttaccaaaagaaaaaggagaaaagtcaaattttgtggagaaaaagaaggaggAAGAGACACTTTTGATGGCTTTTCATGCACTGACAAAAACTGATCAGGAGACATGGTATGTGGACACAGGCTGCAGCAATCACATGAGTGGATGTAAGTCTTCCTTTATTAATTTGGATGAAAGCTTTCACACAGTAGTGAGTTTTGGTGACAAGTCAACAGTGAAAGTAATGGGTAAGGGAGATATTCAAatcaaaactaaaaatgaCTTTATTGAAACTATCTCAAATGTCTTTTATATTCCTGATTTGAAGACAAATTTGCTGAGTGCTGGTCAGTTACAAGATAAAGGCTACAGGATTACAATCTATAAAGGAGAGTGTGAAGTGTACGACCCAAAAAGAGGGTCCATTGCTGTTGTAAAAATGTCTTCCAACAGATTGTTTCCTTTGAAAATCAAGACTCTGCAGGCTTGCTTATTTGCCAAAGTAGATGACCCGTGGAGATGGCACTACAGATATGGccatttgaattttaatgGCTTGAGAACACTTCACCAGAAAGGGATGGTCACTGGCTTACCTGATATAACTCCTCCATCAAAGATGTGTGAAGAATGCATCACTGGGAAGCACAAAAGAGACTCTTTTCCAAGTGGCAAGGCAGCAAGGGCTCAATCAATCCTGGAGATGGTTCACTCTGATCTGTGTGGACCAATAAATCCCATCTCAAATGGTAACAAGAAATATTTCATCTCCTTTACTGATGATTTTAGTAGAAAGACATGGGTATATTTCTTGCAAGAAAAATCAGAGGCATTTGAAGCATTCAAAAGCTTCAAAGCTCTAGTTGAGAATGAATcagaaaagaagattaaaacTCTAAGAACTGACCGTGGGGGAGAGTACTGTTTGAAGGAATTTGATGCATTTTGCAAAGAGAAAGGCATCAAGAGACAGCTGACCACTGCCTatacaccacaacaaaatggtgtaaGTGAGAGGAAAAATCGCACCATTCTCAACATGGTTCGAAGTCTGCTAGTCAAAGGAAGAATTCCCAAGAAGTTTTGGCCTGAAGCTGTGCTATGGTCAGTTCATATCTTAAACAGAAGTCCCACATTTTCTGTTAAGAATATGACTCCTCAAGAAGCTTGGAGTGGATTGAAGCCGGCGGTTGATCACTTTAGGGTGTTTGGGTGCATAGCATATGCACACATCCCCgatgagaaaagaaagaagttggatgacaaaagtgaaaaatgtgTTTTTCTTGGTGTAAGTGAAGTCTCAAAAGCGTACAAACTGTACAATCCAGTTACAAAGAAGATAGTGGTAAGCAGGGATGTGATATTTGATGAAGACACTATGTGGAATTGGTCTGAGAACAGATCGGTTCAACAACAAATTCCAGTTTATGATGATTTAGACAATGAAGAGGTAGCAGCTCCTGAAACTCAAGCCCAGCAGCCACCTCAACTTGAAGTTCAGTCATCTCAACAGTTTGAAGAAGAGAGATACAATTTGAGAGATGAGAACTCAAGGAAGAGGCCAGCATGGATGATGGACTACGATGTAAGTTATTCAAGTTCTGATGATGAAAATGCTCACTTTGCATTACTTGTAGATAGTGATCCAATCACATATACTGAGGCTGTTAAAGAGGAGAAATGGAGGGAAGCAATGGACAATGAAATCAAGTCCATTGAGAAGAATCAAACCTGGGAGTTAACTGATCTTCCAAAGGGAAAGCAAACCATTGGTGTTAAATGGGTGTTTAGAACAAAGTTGAACGAAAAAGGTGAGGTTGACAAGCACAAAGCTCGTTTGGTAGCTAAGGGCTACAAGCAGAAGCATGGCATTGATTACAAAGAGGTGTTTGCCCCAGTTGCGAGGCACGACACGATTAGGTTAGTGATCTCTCTTGCAGCTCAAAATTCTTGGCAAATTTTTCAGTTAGACGTAAAGTCAGCATTCCTGCATGGAAACCTGCAAGAGGAGGTGTACATTGATCAACCACCTGGTTatgagagaaaaggaaaagaagagaaggtgTTCAAACTGAAGAAAGCACTCTATGGACTGAAACAAGCACCTCGAGCTTGGTACAGTCGCATAGATGCTCACTTTGCTAAGCTTGGATTTCACAAATGTCCTTTTGAGCACACACTTTATGTCAAGACTGAGGAAGAAGGTAAAATACTCATGGTATGCTTGTATGTTGATGACTTGATATTCACTGGAAGTGATGCTAAAATGTTTGATGAATTCAAGAAGTCTATGATGATGGAGTTTGAAATGACTGATCTAGGATTAATGCACTATTTTCTTGGATTGGAAGTCATTCAAACTACTGCTGGTAATTTCATCTACCAGAAAAAATATGCACAGGACATTCTTAACAGGTTTCAGATGGATGACTGCAAGCCATTTGGAACTCCAGCTGAAAACGGCTTAAAGCTATGCAAAGACAAAGGTGGAAAGGAGGTTGACAGCACTTTCTATAAACAGATAATTGGGAGTCTCATGTATTTAACATACACGAGGCCTGACATCATGTATGCAGTGAGTCTTGTGAGCCGATATATGGAAAAACCAACTGAAATGCATCTCAATGCAGCAAAGAGAATTCTCAGGTATGTAAAGGGGACAattgattatggtgtgttttaTAAAAGGGAAGATGGTTCTGGTTTTGTTGGGTACACAGATAGTGACTATGCAGGTGATATAGATGATCGTAAGAGCACTTCCGGTCACACATTTCTGCTCAACTCTGGTGCAATATCGTGGTCCTCAAAGAAGCAACAAATTGTGACACTTTCCTCAACAGAAGCTGAATATGTAGCAGCAGCTGCAAGCTCCTGTCAAGCTatgtggcttaagaaaatatttgaagtGCTTGGTGATGTTCAAAAGGGACCAACAACCATCTACTGCGACAACATATCAACTATAAAGCTATCGAGGAATCCAGTCATGCATGGGAGAAGTAAACACATTGATGTacgttttcattttttgcGTGATCTGTGCAGTGATGGGAAGATTGTACTTGAATATTGCAAGAGTGGGGAGCAGGTTGCAGACATCTTAACTAAGCCTTTGAAGCAACCTGCGTTTGAGAAGCTGAGAAGCATGTTGGGAGTTTGTTCATTTCAAAGCATTGAACAGGAAGATGATTATGTGATGGTGTGCATTGAACAGGAAGATGACTATGTGATGGTGTAGAGATCCTAAACTGTTTTTCGTAAAAATCAGTTTAAGGGAGGGTGTTAAAAGTTATTTAGTTaagtttaattagttttttaattaaataatgctGACATGGCCATGTAGAGACCAAGTCAAGCTGAAGTCCTAGAATGTAGAAGTTGTGGTTTAGTCTGTTCACCACGTTCAAATTTGCTTCCGTTGCTTAAGGTAGTTGAACTTCACAAAATTTGCACTTGTGTGTTAGTGGTTATTGTGGAGATTGTTATTTTGTAAGCTTTgtttttcagatatttataAGAGAGGAAAACTGCAGTATTTTAAGGCTGCGAAATACGTTTGCTCAAAGAGTCATTTTACGTTTAAGTTAATTTCAGTTTCTCAACATACCTCTGAAACTCGGGTAGAACTCACCTGGGAAATCAATTTCTGGTCCCACACACAGCTCACTAAGCACTAAAATCAGTTTCAACAAATAAGTTTAAAGAAAGTGTAAACACCAAACAGTTCATTATTCTGTAATGCAAGCAAAAGATGAGCCTAGTTCTTCTTGGAAAGcaagagtgagagagagaaaagatgGGTTGTTCTAGCATGCACTGAATGTATATGGAAGGGTGTTAGAAATGGCTTCTGCTCAAAAATCTTCTTCGAGTGTTTGTGTGGGGAGAGTGGGAAAATGGGAAAAGGTACCGTACACACAAAGTTACAGGCTCTGCTTTCCCCCACCCTTCTTTCCGTATTTTCTCGGTACGGATTCCCAAGTTAAATAGTGGCACTCTCCGTCTGAATCCGGAGAGTCAAAAATTAAAGCcctctttagttttaacccataaaaaacttaactaatttgaaagaaagataattaattttgcttaattaatataaaaccaaagccacctaattttaccaaaaggacatccaacaaccctaaaattactacatgtgccattgtgcTTAACTGTCAAATACAGTTTATTTAAGagaaaaattaggtattaGACATAAGTAACTTTACTAATTAGTATTTGAGATATTGggtatttttgtttgggttttaataCCTAAGAAAGaattgttattttggattaggcCAAAGAGAAGGCCCAGATTTGTTGGGCTTGTCTAAATTACAAagttaaaatacaattttaccctttttgtttaaaaaccTGACCAAAATTAGATCTCTTTCATCAATCTCTCTCTGCTGGAAGTTGAGGTTAACCTCACGGGAGTTTAGGTCCTCGACCTCGCCGACTCCACAGCCTCCTCATCTCTCTTTGGCCTCTCTTTGCAGGAGATCAAGATAAACAAGATGGCTGTAGGCAGAGTTTTTGTTCCTAACAAGACGTTGGTCTCCTCTCCCAAGTTTCCAACAGGTTGTTTTCCTCTCCCAAGTTCCCAACAAACAAGAAGGCGTGCTCTCCTCTCCCAGATAACCAAGGTTCAACATTCcttttcccaaattgattattcttttctttgccaaattgattatttttttctttgcccaAATTGTTTCTTCACTCTTTACAACTTATTCTTTCCTTTGCCAAGGGCAAAATGTGTGCTCTCTCTGATCCTCTCCACTCCACGCCACACCATCTCTCTCATATTACAAAGTACTTGGAATTTCAAGCCATGAAATGATTGCAAGAAGAAACAAAGCAAATCAGAAGGTGAATCCCTAATTTGTCAATGCTTtccatatataatttgttttaagtagaaattttcatatattatttttgtacttATTTTACTAGAATTTTTTGCTAGTTGATGATTGTATTTTCTTGAGTTCTTGATTGTTGCTTGTTGATGATTGTACttgctttattattatttttatcttcaattttcttttgtatgcAACATAGATGTAAGTGATGCCATTAAggatgatttttatttaatttatggattttaaaattttaaaatttgttattttactTGTACATATAAGGCCTCATCAGTTTTCTTTGCACATATGAGAACTTTTGGTTTTTCTAGAAATTGCAGTATATTTTtcgatcttcttcttctattgcATTATTCATATTTTGTTGTGAAACTCAATTGTTCTGCGGCTGAGTTATGTTTTTTGaagttaatgaaaattatgcaaTTGTTTCATTAGTGGATATTCCTTTCCAACTGTCATTCAATGTTTGTTTTCATGAAGTTTTTGGGTTGTTGTTTTGTTAGTGTTGTAGTAGATTGATCAGAAATTGCAGAGCAGTTTCCTGTTTCATATTTctattttagaataatttttgcAAGTCTATGGGAATATTATGATTGTTCATCGACTTAATTGTGCTTTgaacttagttttagtactttaaTTATGGCTTTGCCATTTGGTTTCTATGCAAACACGGGCAGATGTTTTGTCATAAAATGCATTATAGTTCTGTTTATTGCAATTTTTGATAAGAAATTGCAGTGCAGTTTCCTGTTCCATATTTCgattttagaataatttttccAAGTCTATGGGAATGTTACAATTGCTCATCTACTTATATGTGTTTTGAACATAGTTTTAGCACTTTGATCATGgctttgccttttggtttcttttcacttttgggcatatttttttttttttcataaactgcACTGAAGTTTCTgtttgttgcatttttttatttatcaaaaactgcaatgcagtttcctaTTCCATAATTTGATTTTAGAACAATTTTTCCAAGTCTATAggaatgttacaactgctcatcTACTTATATGTGTATTGAACttaattttagtactttgatcatggctttgccttttggtttcttttcatatttaagcagattttttttatttttttttacatttttttatcaaaaactgcagtgcagtttcctattccatatttcaattttagaataatttttgcAACTCGATGAGAATATTACAGCTGTTCATCgaattaaatgtgttttgaacttagttttagtactttgatcatggctttgccttttggtttcttttcacaTTTGAGCAAATGTTGTCataaactgcattgcagtttcaatttgttgcaatttttgataagaaactgcagtgcagtttccTGTTCCTTATTTCgattttagaataatttttccAAGTCTATGGGAATATTACAACTGCTCATCTACTTATATGTGTTTTgaacttagttttagtactttgatcatggctttgccttttggtttcttttcacttttgggcatatttttttcataaactgcACTGAAGTTTCTgtttgttgcatttttttattatcagaaactgcaatgtagTTTCCTGTtccatatttcaattttagaataattttttcaaatctaTGGGAATGCTAGAGATGCTCATTGACTTAAATGTGTTCTgaacttagttttagtactttgatcaTGGCTTTGCCTTTTAGTTTCTTTGCAAATTTGAGCAAATGTTGTCATAAACTATGTTGCAATTTTAGTTTGTTGTAGTTTTTTTATCAGAAACTGCAGTGCAATTTCCTGTTCCATTTTCGTTTGTTGCATCTTATTATAAGATTATATGACAGTAgaaatatataacaaatcTTTTCTCAGATTAGGCTGACCACATCATTGTTGTAATCAACAacctcatcttcctcttcttcttctccagcttctgtttttgctttccctttctttgttttcttcttttgttttgtgttggccttttctttctttggtttgtttgccatgacaattttcttttgtaattcttCTTCTACGAGGCCTtttgatggttttttttttttttttgtttttttttgttttttgttttacagTGAATCTATgctgaaatattttttatttttttatttttttaatcggtgattgtttatataaatattgtgtaATTGAATAGATATCACAAAAACAAGTTTGGTGTAGTGGTTTTTGAGTGAGGCTTCCTCCTTTGAGGGTCAAGTTTCAACTCCCTTTAATGACACaaattcttctatttttttaggGTGAATAAAGGGCAATGGAGTTAGTCCCTGGTTGGTCGGAGATGGGCGACGGcaggtggcggtggcggtaGGTGGCGGCAGCTAGTCGACGGTGGTTGATCAGCGGCGGCTCTAGTGGCTAACCTGCGGCGGTGGTGGCAGTTGGCAGGAAGGAGGTTGGCGGCAGGTGGTGATGGTTGACCTGCGACGGTGGCAGTTAGCCGGAAGGAGGTTGTCCGATGgcaggtggtggtggttggcCTTGTGctaattttgatattaaagGAGTCGCATTGtgtgtaattttaattttttttaattacattattataaaattagaaCTACTTTTTTGTCTTTGGCCTTATGCTAATTAGGTGAAATTGTATTCctatcttccaaattagtaaacTATATAGTGtcttaaaaatgaaagatccCTTAAATAAACTGTATTTGACAGTTAAgcacaatggcacatgtagtaattttagggttgttggatgtccttttggtaaaattaggtggctttggttttatattaattaagcaaaataaaattaggtggctttggttttatattaattaagcaaaattaattatctttcttccaaattagttaagttttttatgggttaaaactaaagagtaatatatattacatatatacatgtatacatgtgtgctattattataatattaatatgtatgtgtgtatgagtatattataataataatatatgtgtatatatctatatgtatttatatattatatatgtatatatgtgtttatatatatacatgtatatgtgtatatacatgtatatatgtacattgtagtatatgtgtatgtactaataataataataataatagtaatatattttattagtattacaatataatatatgcatctTATACATTGGTAAACATAGGACTAGCTAATCCTCCCTTTCTACATGGGCTTAGTAGTCCCCTCCTAAGgaggtgtttttggtgggccCGGTATTAGCAATCCCATCTAAGACTagaattaaatgaaacaaacatggTACTAAATTTAGTCCAAGCCAGTCCAAGCCAAGCCTGTGTACCAAACAACCCTTTAGCGTTTAGTTTGGTAGCTCGCCATAAACGGAATTGGAATCGAGTCCAAAGCACTTTTTATGAGTCTCACCTttctatatataatttataaatccCAACATTTATAAGTTAACAAAATAATTGTAAGAACATTAgtttaatttgattaaaataGTCAAGTT
Proteins encoded:
- the LOC117636427 gene encoding uncharacterized protein LOC117636427, producing the protein MEHHQHIIDIEDESPNNSTAVGPPVVVLSSDDEDNGSRRPLHMYQKLVLEHPPDHDQHVINLEDENQNNITARAPPVIVLSSDDEDDGSRRPVHLNQKIVLEPVGRLLKKSMTDSVEGKYQSSELETLLRDFDIWIDKDVNAGAADNMDCLESKDEREELKTVSGKVDIWIDKDIDVGFEDNMVIDDCVESKDQTEKLETSSEKVDIEIAEDAAENMDHAEGKAQTEELENFHDHSLWGRNLSSGGFSNPNYGCST